One window of Fundidesulfovibrio putealis DSM 16056 genomic DNA carries:
- a CDS encoding DUF2238 domain-containing protein — MTTRYPLLLGLLFSVFWIVLAVSPVSRDVWWAENIPVLMVCAFLAATYRRFRFSGLAYTFMAVWLFLHTVGGHYTFANVPFGWVTDLFGFERNHFDRIAHFSVGFYAFALAEYLQRKRLAHPVVVLALSLTSVMALACAYEIVEWWYAILVGGDAGVEFLGSQGDPWDAQKDMLADTLGAVFTLAVFAAREGRGLFKRTLNDGRVSV, encoded by the coding sequence ATGACCACGCGTTACCCCCTTCTTCTCGGTCTGCTCTTTTCGGTCTTCTGGATAGTCCTGGCCGTATCCCCTGTTTCGCGCGATGTCTGGTGGGCGGAGAACATTCCGGTGCTGATGGTTTGCGCTTTCCTGGCGGCCACGTACCGGCGTTTCCGCTTCTCCGGCCTGGCCTATACGTTCATGGCCGTGTGGCTCTTCCTGCACACCGTGGGCGGGCACTACACCTTCGCCAATGTTCCGTTCGGATGGGTGACGGACCTTTTCGGGTTCGAGCGAAATCATTTCGACCGCATCGCCCACTTCTCCGTGGGGTTTTACGCCTTCGCGCTGGCGGAATACCTCCAGCGCAAGCGCCTGGCGCATCCGGTGGTGGTGCTGGCCTTGAGCCTCACCTCGGTGATGGCCCTGGCCTGCGCGTACGAGATTGTCGAGTGGTGGTACGCGATCCTCGTGGGCGGGGACGCGGGGGTCGAATTTCTGGGCAGCCAGGGAGACCCCTGGGACGCTCAGAAGGACATGCTCGCCGACACCCTGGGCGCGGTGTTCACGCTGGCCGTGTTCGCCGCGCGCGAGGGGAGAGGACTGTTCAAAAGAACGCTTAACGACGGACGCGTGTCGGTATAG
- a CDS encoding DVU0524 family FlgM-associated protein codes for MAANPALLRNMLRTYGRQITTARRLARYRRSLQAAGTQDQVEISREAKRRDLVHKVAAEIVESLIVTGSENPVVVDIKKELETAFRTKFHFAYPPEDMDLQIFRVLGENEAEEVTGAERVRILEKLWHIALEKVDETML; via the coding sequence ATGGCCGCCAACCCAGCATTGCTTCGCAACATGCTGCGCACATACGGGCGGCAGATCACCACGGCGCGAAGGCTGGCGCGGTACCGAAGGTCGCTCCAGGCCGCCGGGACGCAGGATCAGGTTGAGATCTCACGCGAGGCCAAACGCCGGGATCTGGTTCACAAGGTGGCTGCGGAGATCGTGGAGAGCCTGATCGTCACCGGGTCCGAAAACCCGGTGGTGGTGGACATCAAGAAGGAATTGGAAACCGCGTTCAGGACGAAGTTCCATTTCGCCTACCCGCCCGAGGATATGGACTTGCAGATCTTCCGGGTCCTGGGCGAAAACGAAGCGGAGGAAGTGACCGGAGCCGAGCGGGTGCGTATTCTGGAGAAGCTCTGGCACATCGCGCTGGAAAAGGTCGACGAGACGATGCTTTAA
- the icd gene encoding NADP-dependent isocitrate dehydrogenase: MNKTVHYIIGDGIGPEVFAAARPVIDAAVAKAYGDTRKLTWKELLAGEKAFKETGNYLPQETLDTLAQAELAMKGPLGTPVGGGIRSLNVTMRQVLDLYACIRPIKYFQGIESPVKRPDLVDMIVFRENTEDVYAGIEWASGSDEAKRLIEFLRSLGKNVDETAGVGIKPMTPKGSKRLIKKAIEHAIAQKKPSVTIVHKGNIMKFTEGAFRAWGYEMAAEEFSAEVMTEAQAKEGMTKPVLLNDRIADAMFQEVLIRPQQYSVIATTNLNGDYLSDALAAQVGGLGLAPGVNMSEKLAFYEATHGTAPTIAGMDKANPGSLVLCGAMMLEHLGWFEAAKSIHDAMDKAISAKTVTVDLANQIPGSTTLGCTAFGELLQKNL; the protein is encoded by the coding sequence ATGAACAAAACCGTCCATTACATCATCGGCGACGGCATCGGACCCGAGGTCTTCGCCGCAGCCCGCCCCGTCATCGACGCCGCCGTGGCCAAGGCCTACGGCGATACCCGCAAGCTGACCTGGAAGGAGCTTCTCGCAGGCGAGAAGGCCTTCAAGGAGACCGGAAACTACCTGCCCCAGGAGACCCTGGACACCCTGGCCCAGGCCGAGCTGGCCATGAAAGGCCCCCTGGGCACTCCCGTGGGCGGCGGCATCCGCAGCCTGAACGTGACCATGCGCCAGGTGCTGGACCTCTACGCCTGCATCCGGCCCATCAAATACTTCCAGGGCATCGAGTCGCCGGTGAAGCGCCCCGACCTGGTGGACATGATCGTGTTCCGCGAGAACACCGAGGACGTCTACGCGGGCATCGAGTGGGCCTCCGGCTCCGACGAGGCCAAGCGCCTGATCGAGTTCCTGCGCTCCCTGGGCAAGAACGTGGACGAGACCGCCGGTGTCGGCATCAAGCCAATGACCCCCAAGGGCTCCAAGCGCCTGATCAAGAAGGCCATCGAGCACGCCATTGCCCAGAAGAAGCCCAGCGTGACCATCGTCCACAAGGGCAACATCATGAAGTTCACCGAAGGCGCTTTCCGCGCCTGGGGCTATGAGATGGCCGCCGAGGAGTTTTCCGCCGAAGTGATGACCGAGGCCCAGGCCAAGGAAGGCATGACCAAGCCCGTGCTGCTGAACGACCGCATCGCCGACGCCATGTTCCAGGAAGTGCTGATCCGTCCCCAGCAGTACTCGGTGATCGCCACCACCAACCTGAACGGCGACTACCTCTCCGACGCCCTGGCCGCCCAGGTGGGCGGGCTCGGCCTGGCCCCCGGCGTGAACATGAGCGAGAAGCTGGCCTTCTACGAGGCCACCCATGGAACCGCCCCCACCATCGCGGGCATGGACAAGGCCAACCCCGGCAGCCTGGTGCTGTGCGGCGCCATGATGCTCGAGCACCTGGGCTGGTTCGAGGCCGCCAAAAGCATCCACGACGCCATGGACAAGGCCATCAGCGCCAAGACCGTCACCGTGGACCTGGCCAACCAGATTCCCGGCAGCACCACCCTGGGCTGCACCGCCTTCGGCGAACTGCTCCAGAAAAACCTGTAG
- the flgM gene encoding flagellar biosynthesis anti-sigma factor FlgM, which yields MDIKNILGGSNPYVQSKVDKGEGTEAAAAVKAKAKAKSQSSSGDRVSVSSDAKLVAEAAKTAQASPDIRVDRVEALRAQVEAGNYNPNPRRIAEKLVASDLDFLR from the coding sequence ATGGACATCAAGAACATATTGGGAGGTTCCAACCCGTACGTACAGTCCAAGGTGGACAAGGGTGAAGGCACGGAAGCGGCAGCAGCCGTCAAGGCCAAAGCCAAGGCCAAGAGCCAGTCCTCCTCGGGCGATAGGGTTTCTGTTTCGTCTGACGCCAAGTTGGTGGCGGAAGCCGCCAAAACGGCCCAGGCGTCCCCGGACATTCGGGTGGACAGGGTGGAAGCGCTGCGGGCGCAGGTGGAAGCGGGGAACTACAACCCCAATCCGCGCCGCATCGCCGAGAAACTGGTCGCAAGCGACCTGGACTTCCTGCGCTAG
- a CDS encoding ArsB/NhaD family transporter: MHDFQVYSIYAVFAAVILCIAFNLLEMTLAALLGLSILTILGAITHKDVLNTFVASEGALSLLFGGMVVARVLGPTGIFENVGTRFLIMTGGSGRRFLLMLTAMVSVVCAILPNATAVILIAPILIRVCGELEVDFVGPMILTAMLSNAAGLLTLVGDPATFLVGQSIGLGFVEYLKKVSLGGVMAIIVLIPLMPLLFPQIWRTRRKLPPGLKPKPLERPGFCLFALLTLAVMVGLFLTGDILPTPIVPPAAAIIGASLALLAIYSSKVEPVDAIFRDIDWKTLIFIFCMMCFVEVFTKTGVMGGLSRAMHANFGDNLLLAGFALLGAVGLASGFLANIPVVAAAILMTKGYLVLMQMVPEEALGLGFTDWPDTALPVFVAMMFGGTLGGNATMIGSSANLVSVGICASHGRPVQFAGFLRYGVPATVCQLAVSAVYVWALAKLA; this comes from the coding sequence ATGCACGATTTCCAAGTATATTCCATCTATGCCGTGTTTGCGGCGGTCATCCTCTGCATCGCCTTCAACCTGCTGGAGATGACCCTGGCCGCCCTGCTCGGGCTGTCCATCCTGACTATTCTCGGCGCAATCACCCACAAGGACGTGCTGAACACCTTCGTGGCCTCCGAGGGGGCGCTCTCGCTCCTGTTCGGGGGCATGGTCGTGGCGCGGGTGCTCGGCCCCACCGGCATCTTCGAGAACGTGGGCACGCGCTTTCTCATCATGACCGGGGGCAGCGGCAGACGCTTTCTCCTGATGCTCACCGCCATGGTCAGCGTGGTCTGCGCCATCCTGCCCAACGCCACGGCGGTCATCCTCATCGCCCCCATCCTGATCCGGGTGTGCGGCGAGCTGGAGGTCGATTTCGTCGGCCCCATGATCCTGACGGCCATGCTCAGCAACGCCGCCGGGCTCCTGACCCTGGTGGGCGACCCCGCCACCTTCCTGGTGGGCCAGTCCATCGGGCTTGGCTTCGTGGAATACCTGAAGAAGGTGAGCCTGGGCGGGGTGATGGCCATCATCGTGCTGATCCCCCTGATGCCGCTCCTGTTTCCGCAGATCTGGCGCACCCGGCGCAAACTGCCGCCCGGACTCAAACCCAAGCCGCTCGAGCGCCCCGGCTTCTGCCTCTTCGCGTTGCTCACGCTGGCGGTGATGGTCGGGCTGTTCCTGACCGGGGACATCCTGCCGACCCCCATCGTCCCGCCGGCAGCCGCCATCATCGGAGCGTCGCTGGCCCTTTTGGCCATCTACTCCTCCAAGGTGGAGCCGGTGGATGCCATCTTCAGGGACATCGACTGGAAGACCCTCATCTTCATCTTCTGCATGATGTGCTTCGTGGAGGTGTTCACCAAGACCGGGGTCATGGGCGGGCTTTCGCGGGCCATGCACGCAAATTTCGGCGACAACCTGCTGCTGGCTGGTTTCGCGCTGCTTGGCGCGGTGGGGCTGGCCTCGGGCTTTCTGGCCAACATCCCCGTGGTGGCGGCGGCCATCCTCATGACCAAGGGGTATCTGGTGCTCATGCAGATGGTGCCTGAAGAAGCCCTTGGCCTGGGCTTCACCGACTGGCCGGACACTGCGCTGCCGGTGTTCGTGGCCATGATGTTCGGCGGCACGCTGGGAGGCAACGCCACAATGATCGGCTCCTCGGCCAATCTGGTCAGCGTGGGCATATGCGCCTCCCATGGGCGCCCGGTCCAGTTCGCGGGATTCCTGCGCTACGGCGTCCCGGCCACTGTCTGCCAGTTGGCCGTATCAGCCGTGTATGTGTGGGCGCTGGCGAAGCTCGCCTAG
- a CDS encoding transporter substrate-binding domain-containing protein encodes MKILLLLVAVVSFAVAPCIAGETLSAVKKNGVIRCGVGDNIPGMAMQDATGTWSGMDIDFCRAVSAAVLGDPAKCAYLPLASRARFTSLMSKEIDLLARNTTWTIGREAAFNVAFVGPLLFTRQAIAVRKEDASAVRAALDKAKIGVVRGSTHVRDIEEIAARTGLTFDPVLYDSTAQAWKGFVSGECRGVLGDETVLAAERSLMPDGTKLIEIIAQASGREPLSPATRQDDGQWTTVLRGVLSLLVAAEECGLTQANIADVANRSVAARQLLERAGALAKPLGIPPDWGVRVIESVGNYGEMFSRNLGAGSPLKLDRDLNRLWKDGGLIWAPPL; translated from the coding sequence GTGAAGATACTGCTCCTGCTAGTCGCGGTTGTATCGTTCGCCGTCGCGCCGTGCATCGCCGGGGAGACGCTCTCCGCAGTCAAGAAAAACGGAGTCATCCGTTGCGGCGTGGGGGACAACATCCCCGGCATGGCCATGCAGGACGCCACCGGGACGTGGTCCGGCATGGACATCGATTTCTGCCGCGCCGTGTCCGCCGCCGTGCTGGGCGATCCCGCCAAATGCGCCTACCTGCCTCTGGCCTCGCGAGCGCGTTTCACCTCGCTCATGAGCAAGGAGATCGACCTGCTGGCCCGAAACACCACATGGACAATCGGGCGCGAGGCGGCGTTCAACGTGGCCTTCGTGGGGCCGCTGCTGTTCACCAGGCAGGCGATTGCGGTGAGGAAGGAAGATGCCTCCGCTGTCCGCGCGGCCCTGGACAAGGCCAAAATCGGCGTGGTCCGGGGATCCACCCACGTGCGCGACATCGAGGAGATCGCCGCCAGGACCGGCCTGACTTTCGACCCGGTCCTCTATGACAGCACGGCCCAGGCCTGGAAGGGTTTCGTGTCGGGGGAGTGCCGGGGAGTCCTCGGAGACGAAACAGTGCTCGCCGCCGAGCGCAGCCTGATGCCGGACGGCACGAAGCTCATCGAAATAATCGCCCAGGCATCCGGCCGGGAGCCACTCTCTCCGGCGACCCGCCAGGACGACGGGCAGTGGACCACGGTGCTGCGAGGGGTGTTGTCCCTGCTGGTGGCCGCCGAGGAGTGCGGGCTGACCCAGGCCAACATCGCTGACGTTGCGAACCGCAGCGTGGCCGCGCGTCAACTGCTGGAGCGCGCCGGGGCGCTGGCCAAGCCCTTGGGCATCCCTCCGGACTGGGGCGTGCGGGTGATCGAATCCGTGGGCAACTACGGCGAGATGTTCTCCCGCAACCTGGGCGCGGGCAGCCCGCTGAAGCTCGACCGGGACCTGAACCGGCTCTGGAAAGACGGCGGCCTCATCTGGGCGCCCCCGCTGTGA
- a CDS encoding NAD(+)/NADH kinase, producing MREVLVVVKSGDVKALELAGQIVSRLDGLGSSGRIVENRTDQEGCTDAFCLASGGPRPQLAVVLGGDGTMISVARKLASECVPLMGINLGRLGFLTQLTGDDWREPLELVVQKGFAVSQLIMLTCEVARNGRQIFHSGAVNDVVVRGSMARLIKVGIVFGGERLGGFRADGMVVATPTGATAYSMSAGGPLVHPDLQVLTITPICPFLCDFRPMVLPTDRPLDMGVEEATADVVLTCDGQATFPLQPGDWVRVRRSPHTLRLVAVGRHSYFNKLLDKGFIRER from the coding sequence GTGCGCGAAGTTCTCGTGGTGGTCAAGTCCGGCGACGTCAAAGCCCTGGAACTGGCCGGTCAGATCGTATCCCGGCTCGACGGGCTCGGCTCGTCGGGGCGCATCGTGGAAAACCGTACCGACCAGGAAGGCTGCACGGACGCCTTCTGCCTGGCCAGCGGCGGGCCGCGTCCGCAGCTGGCCGTGGTGCTGGGCGGCGACGGCACGATGATAAGCGTCGCCCGCAAGCTGGCGAGCGAGTGCGTGCCGCTCATGGGCATAAACCTCGGCCGCCTGGGTTTCCTGACCCAGCTCACCGGGGACGACTGGCGCGAGCCGCTGGAGCTGGTGGTGCAGAAGGGCTTCGCGGTGAGCCAGCTCATCATGCTCACCTGCGAGGTGGCCCGCAACGGCAGGCAGATTTTTCACAGCGGCGCGGTGAACGACGTGGTGGTGCGCGGCTCCATGGCGCGCCTCATAAAGGTGGGCATCGTGTTCGGCGGCGAACGCCTGGGCGGCTTCCGGGCCGACGGCATGGTTGTGGCCACGCCCACCGGGGCCACGGCCTATTCCATGAGCGCGGGCGGGCCGCTGGTGCACCCGGACCTCCAGGTGCTGACCATCACCCCCATCTGCCCGTTCCTGTGTGATTTTCGCCCCATGGTGCTGCCCACCGACCGCCCCCTGGACATGGGCGTGGAGGAGGCCACGGCGGACGTGGTGCTCACCTGCGACGGGCAGGCCACCTTCCCCTTGCAGCCCGGCGACTGGGTGCGGGTACGCCGCTCGCCCCATACGCTCAGGCTGGTGGCCGTGGGCAGGCACTCCTACTTCAACAAGTTACTCGACAAAGGATTCATCAGGGAACGATGA